A window from Molothrus ater isolate BHLD 08-10-18 breed brown headed cowbird chromosome 24, BPBGC_Mater_1.1, whole genome shotgun sequence encodes these proteins:
- the LOC118695625 gene encoding cbp/p300-interacting transactivator 3, with product MAEHMMMPMSHGGAALQGYRMGVSGLQGPPQHGQHVLRTLPGAAQMMPYGGAGMDGAMRPRASLSGQMGHHQMQNAMMFNGPGQQQQYMGPVGTQQLMASMHLQKLNTQYQGHPLGMSNGPMGAGAQQYRVGPGQHPGMQHMPSPALTLNVMDTDLIDEEVLTSLVLELGLDRIQELPELFLGQNEFDFISDFVSKQQPSAISC from the coding sequence ATGGCCGAGCATATGATGATGCCGATGAGCCACGGTGGCGCCGCGCTGCAGGGCTACCGCATGGGGGTGAGcgggctgcagggacccccgCAGCACGGGCAGCATGTGCTGAGGACGCTGCCCGGCGCCGCTCAGATGATGCCCTACGGAGGGGCTGGCATGGACGGTGCCATGAGGCCGAGAGCCAGCCTCAGCGGACAGATGGGCCACCACCAGATGCAGAACGCGATGATGTTCAATGGgccggggcagcagcagcagtacaTGGGGCCGGTGGGCACCCAGCAGCTCATGGCCAGCATGCACCTACAAAAACTCAACACCCAGTACCAGGGCCACCCGCTGGGCATGAGCAACGGGCCCATGGGAGCGGGTGCCCAGCAGTACAGAGTGGGGCCGGGCCAGCACCCGGGCATGCAGCACATGCCCTCCCCGGCGCTGACATTGAATGTTATGGACACTGATCTTATAGATGAGGAGGTCTTGACATCCCTTGTCCTGGAACTGGGGTTGGACCGGATTCAGGAGCTGCCAGAGTTATTCTTGGGACAGAACGAGTTCGACTTCATTTCAGACTTTGTTAGCAAACAGCAACCCAGTGCCATCAGCTGCTGA
- the STX12 gene encoding syntaxin-12 → MSYGPLDPRSPGAPPPPPRDFGGIIQTCSGNVQRIAQYTAQIKNLMSQLGTKQDSSKLQENLQQLQHSANRLAKETNEYLKELGSLPLPLSASEQRQQRLQKERLMNDFSTALNNFQAVQRRVSEKEKETVARARAGSRISADDRFREEQLVSFDSGEDWNQMQSQEEDVAITEQDLELIKERETAIRQLEADILDVNQIFKDLAMMIHDQGDMIDSIEANVESAEVHVERASEQLQRAAYYQKKSRKKICILILGLAVVCIIIGLLIWKTT, encoded by the exons ATGTCGTACGGGCCGCTGGACCCGCGCAGCCCcggggcgccgccgccgccgccccgggaCTTCGGCGGCATCATCCAAACATGCAGCGGCAACGTGCAGCGCATCGCGCAGTACA CTGCTCAAATAAAGAACTTAATGAGCCAGCTGGGAACCAAGCAGGATTCCAGCAAGCTTCAGGAAAATTT aCAACAGCTGCAGCACTCTGCAAACCGCCTGGCCAAAGAGACCAATGAATATCTGAAGGAGCTGGGctctctgccccttcccctgtCTGCTTCTGAACAG CGCCAACAGAGGCTTCAGAAGGAACGACTGATGAATGACTTCTCCACAGCCTTAAACAATTTCCAGGCAGTACAGAGGCGAGtgtcagagaaggaaaaagagactgTAGCAAGGGCAAGAGCTGGCTCCCGTATTTCT GCTGATGACCGGTTCAGAGAAGAGCAGCTTGTTTCCTTTGATAG TGGTGAAGATTGGAATCAGATGCAGTCTCAGGAAGAAGATGTGGCAATAACTGAACAGGACCTTGAACTcattaaagaaagagaaactgcAATCAGGCAATTAGAG GCAGACATTTTGGATGTCAATCAGATATTTAAGGATTTAGCCATGATGATTCATGACCAAGGAGATATGATTG ATAGCATAGAGGCAAATGTGGAAAGTGCAGAAGTCCATGTGGAAAGAGCCAGTGAGCAGTTACAGAGAGCTGCCTATTATCAG AAGAAATCCCGTAAGAAGATCTGTATCCTGATTCTTGGCCTTGCTGTGGTCTGTATAATCATAGGACTCCTTATCTGGAAGACAACATGA